From a single Lolium rigidum isolate FL_2022 chromosome 7, APGP_CSIRO_Lrig_0.1, whole genome shotgun sequence genomic region:
- the LOC124678760 gene encoding tryptophan decarboxylase 2-like — protein MRPMDAEQLRECGHRMVDFIADYYKSIEAFPVLSQVQPGYLKELLPDSAPNRPDTLDALFDDIRQKIVPGVTHWQSPNYFAYYPSNSSTAGFLGEMLSAAFNIVGFSWITSPAATELEVIVLDWFAKMLKLPSQFLSSALGGGVIQGTASEAVLVVLLAARDRILKKQGKKSLEKLVVYASDQTHSALQKACQIAGIFPENFRVVKADCSNSYAVAPETVSEAISVDLSSGLIPFFICATVGTTSSSAVDPLHKLGNIAQAHGMWFHIDAAYAGSACICPEYRHHLDGVEEADSFNMNAHKWFLTNFDCSLLWVKDRSYLIEALSTTPEYLKNKASQANSVVDFKDWQIPLGRRFRSLKLWMVLRLYGVENLQSYIRKHIQLAKHFEQLVLSDSRFEVVTPRNFSLVCFRLLPPTFEDDNGRNINYSLMETSNSSGKIFISHTVLSGKFVLRFAVGAPLTEERHVDAAWKLLQDEASKLFESL, from the exons ATGCGGccgatggacgcggagcagctgcGGGAGTGCGGCCACCGGATGGTGGATTTCATCGCcgactactacaaatccatcgagGCATTTCCCGTCCTCAGCCAAGTCCAG CCAGGATATCTGAAGGAACTTCTTCCTGATTCAGCTCCAAACCGACCTGATACTTTGGATGCCCTTTTTGATG ATATACGACAGAAGATAGTACCGGGAGTAACTCACTGGCAAAGTCCGAATTATTTTGCTTACTATCCCTCGAATAGTAGCACTGCTGGATTCCTGGGGGAGATGCTTAGTGCCGCCTTTAACATCGTTGGCTTCAGTTGGATAACCTCTCCTGCTGCAACCGAGCTAGAGGTCATAGTCTTAGACTGGTTTGCAAAAATGCTTAAGCTTCCAAGCCAGTTTCTGTCATCTG CGCTTGGTGGAGGAGTAATCCAAGGTACCGCCAGTGAAGCAGTCCTTGTTGTACTATTGGCTGCACGAGATAGAATTTTAAAAAAGCAGGGGAAAAAATCCCTTGAGAAACTAGTAGTTTATGCATCTGACCAGACACATTCTGCTCTGCAAAAGGCATGCCAG ATTGCAGGAATTTTTCCAGAGAACTTCAGAGTTGTGAAGGCTGACTGTAGTAATAGTTATGCTGTTGCACCTGAAACAGTTAGCGAAGCCATTTCCGTTGACTTGTCATCTGGGTTGATACCATTCTTCATCTGTGCAACA GTAGGCACAACATCTTCATCGGCCGTGGACCCCTTGCATAAACTAGGAAATATAGCACAG GCCCATGGCATGTGGTTCCACATTGATGCTGCATATGCTGGAAGTGCTTGTATATGCCCAGAGTACCGACATCACCTTGATGGGGTAGAAGAAGCTGATTCATTCAATATGAATGCACACAAATGGTTTCTCACAAACTTCGATTGTTCCTTGTTATGGGTTAAG GACAGGAGTTATCTCATAGAAGCATTATCTACAACTCCAGAGTATCTTAAGAATAAG GCCTCCCAAGCAAATTCTGTTGTTGATTTCAAGGATTGGCAAATTCCACTTGGCCGTCGTTTTAG ATCACTGAAGCTATGGATGGTATTGAGGCTTTACGGCGTGGAAAACCTGCAGAGCTATATCAGAAAGCACATACAGTTGGCTAAACATTTTGAACAACTTGTATTATCTGATTCAAGATTTGAG GTAGTAACTCCAAGGAACTTTTCCCTTGTTTGTTTCCGCCTTCTGCCCCCAACTTTTGAGGATGACAATGGACGTAACATTAACTACAGCCTAATGGAGACCTCTAACTCAAGTGGAAAGATCTTCATATCACATACG GTTCTTTCTGGTAAATTTGTCTTGAGATTTGCAGTTGGAGCACCGCTGACCGAGGAGCGACATGTGGATGCCGCATGGAAGCTTTTGCAAGATGAGGCCAGCAAGCTCTTTGAAAGTTTGTAG